Within bacterium, the genomic segment CATCAAAATATGGAATATAATTTTATCAGTCCGTTTAATGTGAAAAAAACAAACATAAAACATTTTTTTGGTTTTGTTTTTGTAATCGGCTATATTTCCGCATTAAGTTTTGTTGGAAATTCTTTTCCATAACGGAAAATCCGGGTAGTTTGAAAAATGAAAACCTTTGGGATTTACTGTTTTTTATTTCACTTGGGATTATCACAGTACTGATTGTACCTGTTGCAGGCGTGCTTGTAATATTTTCATTCCTTATAATTCCTGCTGTTTTTGCATTGATTTTTACAACATC encodes:
- a CDS encoding metal ABC transporter permease gives rise to the protein MKFCWKFFSITENPGSLKNENLWDLLFFISLGIITVLIVPVAGVLVIFSFLIIPAVFALIFTTSWIRRLFIGWGAGFIAIILGLIFSYKFDFSCGPSIISVLGVLLIIGVLIRKAIQKKTV